A part of Paroedura picta isolate Pp20150507F chromosome 7, Ppicta_v3.0, whole genome shotgun sequence genomic DNA contains:
- the LOC143841928 gene encoding uncharacterized protein LOC143841928 encodes MLFIVYFSGFSSLSSFLSACCGWLFLYVYQVLSWLLLPDELWLCIFSLLTHKDISQVSQVCHRFYQLAVDGSFWKEIKLLNCHCLNDDWLISLGSRHPQHFTLDHCHSENQRITDVGLRQFFQQCKGSLKELSVKNCSGPGLRGDTVLLHASTFCTLSTVDISWTGATDSGLIGLIIASESLQCLSANGCQITDSAVAALVEKHGKSLRKLEIFGCHAITAKCIRCVAMKCPNINVLNIGRIHRVTEDCLEQIVNYMKKLTCLNITGLNAVKDCVVHFIAKKCPELECLVLSSCSQVTDISVMGISMYLPAIKYLDVSGCQEVTDIGVQALAGSFCKLSYLDLSSTATSKRGVCLLANFCFSTLECVKISFCKAITPDAVAKLCKNCKRLKILHLYGCRFTPDVESIKKINKNVEVFHDLPVPAAKLSSK; translated from the exons ATGCTGTTTATTGT ATATTTCTCAGGTTTCTCAAGTCTGTCATCGTTTTTATCAGCTTGCTGTGGATGGCTCTTTCTGTACGTATATCAGGTTTTGTCGTGGCTCCTCCTTCCTGATGAACTGTGGTTGTGCATTTTCTCCCTGCTGACTCATAAAGATATTTCTCAGGTTTCTCAAGTCTGTCATCGTTTTTATCAGCTTGCTGTGGATGGCTCTTTCT GGAAGGAGATTAAGCTTCTGAACTGCCACTGCTTAAATGATGACTGGTTGATCAGTTTAGGGAGCCGTCATCCCCAGCATTTCACCCTTGATCATTGCCACAGTGAAAACCAGAGGATTACTGATGTGGGACTGAGGCAGTTCTTTCAACAATGTAAAGGCTCGCTCAAG GAATTGAGTGTAAAAAACTGCAGTGGCCCTGGATTAAGAGGGGACACAGTTCTTCTCCATGCAAGCACCTTCTGTACCCTGAGTACTGTAGATATAAGCTGGACAGGAGCAACTGATTCTGGACTAATTGGCCTAATAATTGCATCTGAAAG TCTTCAGTGTCTTTCTGCTAATGGATGCCAGATTACAGACAGTGCGGTTGCTGCTTTGGTTGAAAAGCATGGGAAAAG TCTCAGGAAACTGGAAATATTTGGTTGCCATGCTATTACTGCAAAATGCATAAGATGTGTTGCCATGAAATGTCCAAACATCAACGTCCTGAACATTGGAAGGATCCACAGGGTTACAGAGGACTGCTTGGAACAGATAGTAAATTATATGAAAAAACTAACTTGTCTCAACATTACAGGGCTTAATGCG GTGAAGGACTGTGTGGTTCACTTTATTGCAAAGAAATGTCCTGAACTGGAATGTCTTGTTCTCAGCTCTTGTTCTCAAGTAACTGATATCAGTgtaatgggaataagcatgtacCTACCAGCAATCAA GTATCTTGATGTTAGTGGCTGTCAAGAGGTGACTGACATTGGAGTTCAAGCTTTGGCAGGAAGCTTCTGTAAACTGTCTTACCTTGATTTGAGTTCTACAGCAACAAGCAAAAGAGG AGTTTGTTTGTTGGCCAACTTCTGCTTCAGTACTTTGGAATGTGTGAAGATTAGTTTCTGCAAGGCTATAACTCCAGATGCAGTTGCAAAACTATGTAAAAACTGCAAAAG ACTGAAGATACTTCATTTATATGGTTGCCGTTTCACGCCTGATGTAGagtccattaaaaaaatcaataaaaatgttgAAGTGTTTCACGACCTGCCTGTACCAGCTGCTAAACTGTCTTCCAAATGA